Below is a window of Burkholderiales bacterium DNA.
GCCTCGCTAAAACGGGAACCATCGCTCGCGAGAAGCACTCGCTTCTTCCACATTTGCGCGTTACTCGGCACAGCCAGCACAGTGCACCGTGCATGCCCTATTACCTTCGCGGCATTTTCACCGACGAGTAGCCGCGCCATTAAACCGCGCTTGCCACGTGTACGCATGACGATGAGATCGATTTTCTGTTTCCCCGCCGCGTCGACTACCTCTATATAAGGTTCTTCGCCGAGGTGTACGCGAGTTTCGATTTCCAGGCTCTGCTGCGACGCTTGCCTGCGTAATCCGGTTAGGATACGTGCGGCATGAACCTCAGCCTTTTGCTCAAGTACTGGTGCAAGGGCCACGTATTCCGGATTCGATACCACCGGGAAAACCACAAAAAGTCGAACCCCGCCCCGACTCGCCATTGCAAGCGCAATCTGCTCCGCCCCGGCATCAAAGGTTGTGCCTTGCGTTATAAGCAAAATTCGAGAAAAGGGTGGAGTCGGATTCGCCATGGAGGAACCTTGTGCTCGCTCAGCCTCCACTACCAAACACGCCCCAGGCCGCAACTAGTAGCACGCCAAGATTTAGTAGAGTAATCAACAAATAAGTGATGTCGCGCCGAAGGGCATAAAAGGGAATTAGCACTAGAAAGCATAGCCCTGATATTCCACTTAGCACGGTAACACCAAAAAAATTGAGAATGTCGCTGTTCCCCATCAACGAGAGCCACCCCCAGCCGTGAGGCGTGCCCGTTTGGGCAAGGTAATCCTTCACCGGCAGTCCCCAGTATTTCTGCAGTTGGTCGACCGGAATATGCGCCGGAATCAGACCCAGGACATAAACTAAAAACGAAACACTAAGGATCGCCAAGCCTACCTTTACGGCAGCGTCAAGCACCCGCGCGTACCAAACGTGCTCGGGAGGAGTGATCTTTTCAGGGACAGCTTTCATTTGGCGTACTAATTCCAAATACCCAAGCCCTTCATCAAGGCACGGATTCCGGCGAACAATAAAATCGCGATTACCAACTTACGAATGGTGGCTGCATTGATTACCGTGAGGAGGCGCGTACCAATGAAGGCGCCGAGCATCATGCCAATTATCGACGGCGCGGCAATTATCGGCAGTACCGCGCCTTGGTTGATATAGACCCACGCCGCAGACGATGTCATCGATAGAACCAAGCTGCTGGTGCCGGCCGCTATTTTGAGCGGAATACCCATCACTAAATTTAAGGCGGGCACATTGGCCCAGCCCGCGCCTAGCCCAAACATCCCCGCGAGCAGCCCAATACCTAGGAACGCAACGAAGCCCTGTGGCGTCCGGTGACTTGTCCACGCAATTTCTTTTCCACTCGCTGCATCGTGAAGTATTCCGCCGATCTTCAATGCCCCAGCCAATGCATCCATGTGTCTGACCTCAGGAAACTCGGACTTTTTGGCTCTCCACATCAAAACAACTATGCCAAGCACCGTCAGGCCGAGCGCCGTGTGAGCAATCGGTCCCGGCAACATGAGACCCAGATGGGCACCAACGATGGAACTTGCCGAGACGAGTAACGCAAGTGGCAGGGCCAGACGCAAATTCGCTAAGCCAATCCGCAGCAACGCAGGGCTCGAAGCTAACGCGCTGGCCAAAGCTACCAGCAACCCCGTCCCGCGGACGAAATCCAGGTGGAATGGGAAAAACCCGCCAACAATGGGAACAAACAACACGCCGCCGCCGACCCCGGCGGGCACGGCAATAATGCCAAGAATGAAACATACCAAAAAAAGCAGTATGGGCCAGACCCACCAAGGCCATGACAAACCGGTACTACCCTGAGCTGCCGCAAAAACCGTCCCGGGCAGCAAAACAAACAGCACTATGACCACCATTCTGCAGACGATTAGCTGCTTTGGAAGCATTTTTCTCTGTGCTCTCGTGACAATCGTCCGCACCGTATGCGGTCTGGATTTCTGTCTACTTTTCTACCGGGTCGTTGCTCTATTGATGCGTTTTGAGTACGCCTCAACAAAATCCGTCGCCGCTTTGCTGCCGCGCGAGAAGGATTTCATCGCCTCTTCATGCAGAATCGACAGCGCCTGCATCTTGATTTCGTTCGATTTGTCGTTTTCAACCAGATCGAGGAATTTGCGGGGGCGCGGCAGGTCGACTTCAAGCACCGCTCGCACCTGGGTCGGAATGTTGGTCATGATCAACATGCGGTCGGCAAGGAAGATTGCCTCGTCGATGTCTGTGGTGACGAAGAAGTTGGTGCGCCGGTTCTCTTCGTAGAGCGCCGAGTAATATTCCCACATCAGCTCCTTGGTCATTGCGTCAAGGCCGCGGAACGGCTCGTCCAGGATCATCACTTCGGGGTTGTTTATCATGGCCCGCGCCAGCTCGGCACGCCGCTGCATGCCGCCCGATAGTTGCGTCGGATACTTCTTGCGGAAGTCCTGCAAGCCGATTTTGTTCAGCAGAAACTCGGCGAAATCGAGTGTTTCCTGAGTAACCTCGCCCCGCGCACGGGGGCCATACAGAATGTTGTCGTAGGTGGTCATCCAGGGGAACAGCGCGCTTTCCTGGAACAGCACCAAGCGGTCAGGTCCCGGCTCGCCAATCGGCTCACCATTGAGGGTGATGGTACCGCGCGTCGGTCTTTCGAACCCCGCCAGCAAGCGGATCAGCGTACTTTTACCGCAGCCTGACGGGCCGATCATCACGGTGAGCTTACCGCGCTCAATAGTAAACGAGCAGTCCTTTACCACTTCCCTGCTGAATTGTGTGGCGCCATAGCTCTTGCTGACGTGGCTCGCAATGATCTCCCCGACCTTGATCGCAGGACGGCTGAATTGGTCGCTGCTCATGGCTGGAGTGCTCGAGTCATCTTAAGCTCAACCACGGCGTCACGCGCTTGCCCAGCGCGCGTAGCGCCGCGCTGGAAATGAAACCGGCAATGCCGATCGAGATCATACCGACGACGATCTGCTCGTATGAACCCCCGACGTAGGAGTTCCAGATGAAGAACCCGAGTCCGCCACCACTGGTGCCGCCAATCTGGCTGCCGCCACCCGAGATCATTTCCGCTGCAACCACGACTTCCCAGGTGATGCCCATGCCGACCGCCGAGCCGACCATGATCGACGGCAAAGTGCCGGGCAGGATAAGGCGCCAGAAAATGTCCCGCCGGCT
It encodes the following:
- a CDS encoding universal stress protein — translated: MANPTPPFSRILLITQGTTFDAGAEQIALAMASRGGVRLFVVFPVVSNPEYVALAPVLEQKAEVHAARILTGLRRQASQQSLEIETRVHLGEEPYIEVVDAAGKQKIDLIVMRTRGKRGLMARLLVGENAAKVIGHARCTVLAVPSNAQMWKKRVLLASDGSRFSEAAAVVAGAVAKWYRLPITVISAVAESNSKEQRAEASDAVEKALDMLRREGVTVDGTVVDGRPHEALIIAAEALGADLIVAGSHGRTGLEKPLMGSTTERLVGLAKCPVLVVRL
- a CDS encoding sulfite exporter TauE/SafE family protein, whose protein sequence is MLPKQLIVCRMVVIVLFVLLPGTVFAAAQGSTGLSWPWWVWPILLFLVCFILGIIAVPAGVGGGVLFVPIVGGFFPFHLDFVRGTGLLVALASALASSPALLRIGLANLRLALPLALLVSASSIVGAHLGLMLPGPIAHTALGLTVLGIVVLMWRAKKSEFPEVRHMDALAGALKIGGILHDAASGKEIAWTSHRTPQGFVAFLGIGLLAGMFGLGAGWANVPALNLVMGIPLKIAAGTSSLVLSMTSSAAWVYINQGAVLPIIAAPSIIGMMLGAFIGTRLLTVINAATIRKLVIAILLFAGIRALMKGLGIWN
- a CDS encoding ABC transporter ATP-binding protein, producing the protein MSSDQFSRPAIKVGEIIASHVSKSYGATQFSREVVKDCSFTIERGKLTVMIGPSGCGKSTLIRLLAGFERPTRGTITLNGEPIGEPGPDRLVLFQESALFPWMTTYDNILYGPRARGEVTQETLDFAEFLLNKIGLQDFRKKYPTQLSGGMQRRAELARAMINNPEVMILDEPFRGLDAMTKELMWEYYSALYEENRRTNFFVTTDIDEAIFLADRMLIMTNIPTQVRAVLEVDLPRPRKFLDLVENDKSNEIKMQALSILHEEAMKSFSRGSKAATDFVEAYSKRINRATTR